Proteins from a genomic interval of Treponema succinifaciens DSM 2489:
- a CDS encoding putative ABC transporter permease yields the protein MNQINMPLIDSQHLFLLFIFYSFVGWICEEIWVSSLYRKIEKRGMLHGPICPIYGFGALIILFGIYPWRETWFRLFVASAILASILEYFSSWLLETIFHTKWWDYSAHKFNLNGRICLLNSCAFGLGGVALEHFLHPIAVNLIFAPKIQPFIPSIYYAFSTILGIDVIFTIKRLVRFSETMEKLKMFGEQLKEKYGSESWFADTNLHTMIQSVKARIESGSIQASEKMRERLEKFSRRQHNEESLFRKFPTMSSREYKLPLDHIKQTLKEYIEKKRNERLSKIRK from the coding sequence ATGAATCAGATAAATATGCCTTTGATTGACAGCCAGCATCTTTTTTTGCTTTTTATTTTTTATTCTTTTGTCGGATGGATTTGCGAGGAAATCTGGGTTTCTTCACTTTACAGAAAAATCGAAAAACGCGGAATGCTGCACGGTCCGATTTGCCCTATTTACGGATTCGGCGCGCTTATAATTCTTTTTGGAATTTATCCTTGGCGTGAAACTTGGTTCAGGCTTTTTGTGGCATCCGCAATTTTAGCCTCTATTCTGGAGTATTTTTCAAGCTGGCTTTTGGAAACTATTTTCCACACAAAATGGTGGGACTATTCAGCACATAAATTCAATTTAAATGGAAGAATCTGTCTTTTAAATTCATGCGCTTTCGGACTTGGCGGAGTTGCGCTTGAGCATTTTCTGCATCCAATAGCCGTAAACTTGATTTTTGCTCCCAAAATTCAGCCGTTCATTCCTTCAATTTACTATGCGTTCAGTACAATTCTCGGAATCGATGTGATTTTCACGATAAAGCGGCTTGTAAGATTCAGCGAGACAATGGAAAAACTCAAGATGTTCGGCGAGCAGCTCAAGGAAAAATACGGAAGCGAATCTTGGTTTGCAGACACAAACTTGCACACAATGATTCAGTCTGTAAAAGCTAGAATAGAATCCGGCTCAATTCAGGCAAGCGAAAAAATGAGGGAACGGCTTGAAAAATTCTCACGCAGGCAGCACAACGAAGAAAGCCTTTTCAGGAAATTTCCTACAATGTCCAGCCGCGAATATAAACTTCCGCTTGACCACATAAAGCAGACGCTCAAGGAATATATCGAAAAGAAACGCAACGAACGGCTGAGCAAAATCCGCAAATAA
- a CDS encoding TetR/AcrR family transcriptional regulator yields the protein MSEKITKESIIKSLLDTAFYKSAGGTSLSDIAESLGIKKASLYNHFESRSDIIERATSSCAEYLKSISFIPAEIENVAKKYPVETVLKGIVSRYVKMHEKAPLFQIYTFVESQKYFDIKTAQIIKEENEKLESQTEIVLECLLNLEKIKITKEQIPGISKWFCAGINDFLNRRLLERKQVVVQNPKSGEGELFTLQSDDKGIDEINRLVEQFSRLLCA from the coding sequence ATGTCGGAAAAAATCACAAAGGAAAGCATTATAAAATCTCTTTTGGACACAGCGTTTTATAAGTCCGCGGGCGGAACAAGTCTTTCTGACATAGCCGAATCGCTTGGAATAAAAAAGGCATCGCTTTACAATCACTTTGAAAGCCGCAGCGACATAATCGAGCGGGCAACTTCTTCCTGCGCCGAATATTTAAAAAGCATTTCATTTATTCCAGCCGAAATTGAAAACGTGGCAAAAAAATATCCTGTTGAAACAGTCCTAAAAGGAATCGTGAGCCGCTACGTAAAAATGCACGAAAAAGCTCCGCTGTTTCAAATTTACACTTTTGTGGAAAGCCAGAAATATTTCGACATAAAAACCGCGCAGATTATAAAGGAAGAAAATGAAAAGCTCGAATCCCAGACTGAAATCGTGCTTGAATGCCTTTTGAATTTGGAAAAAATAAAAATTACAAAAGAGCAAATTCCGGGAATTTCAAAATGGTTCTGCGCCGGAATAAACGACTTTTTAAATCGAAGGCTTTTGGAACGCAAGCAAGTTGTAGTACAAAATCCCAAGAGCGGCGAAGGAGAACTTTTTACACTTCAGTCTGACGACAAGGGAATTGACGAAATCAACAGGCTTGTAGAGCAGTTCAGCAGACTTTTGTGCGCATAA
- a CDS encoding phosphoglycerate dehydrogenase, with translation MFKIQTLDRISAVGLDNFPRDEYEIASEIVKPDAILVRSHDMLSMEIDLNIKAVARAGAGVNNIPVKDLAQKGVVVFNTPGANANAVKELVILGLLMASRPVIAANQWVNSLAGKGAEIATLAEKGKKNFIGQEVKGKTLGVIGLGAIGAQVANTAVELGMNVIGYDPFLSVDAAWSLNHQVKHAETLDTLLAKADYLTFHVPETPDTKGFVNANTIKNMKNGVKLINIARGGLVNNEDVLAAIRAGKISCMVTDFAAEELIACDKAICLPHLGASTPEAEDNCAVMAVKELRDFLERGIIKNSVNFPKTTTDNPIPCGGTRLCISHKNEPGLVAQFTTILGEANLNIEGMVNQNRCEVAYNIIDVAGKVTEQTLENLAAIKDVTKVRPIYN, from the coding sequence ATGTTTAAGATTCAGACACTAGACAGAATCAGCGCAGTTGGACTTGATAACTTTCCACGCGATGAATATGAAATTGCAAGCGAAATCGTAAAGCCGGACGCAATTCTTGTTCGCAGCCACGATATGCTTTCAATGGAAATTGACCTGAACATAAAAGCTGTTGCCCGCGCTGGAGCAGGCGTAAACAACATTCCGGTAAAAGACCTTGCGCAAAAAGGCGTTGTAGTTTTCAACACACCGGGAGCAAACGCAAACGCTGTAAAGGAACTTGTAATCCTCGGACTTCTTATGGCAAGCCGTCCTGTAATCGCCGCAAATCAGTGGGTAAATTCCCTCGCTGGAAAAGGAGCAGAAATCGCAACACTTGCTGAAAAAGGAAAGAAAAATTTCATCGGACAGGAAGTAAAAGGAAAAACTTTAGGCGTAATCGGACTTGGAGCAATTGGAGCGCAAGTCGCAAACACAGCCGTAGAACTTGGAATGAATGTAATCGGCTACGATCCGTTCCTTTCCGTAGATGCCGCCTGGAGTTTAAATCATCAGGTTAAGCACGCTGAAACATTGGATACTCTTCTTGCAAAAGCAGACTACCTTACTTTCCATGTTCCAGAAACTCCAGACACAAAAGGCTTCGTCAACGCAAATACAATCAAGAACATGAAAAACGGCGTAAAGCTCATAAACATTGCGCGCGGCGGACTTGTAAACAATGAAGATGTTCTTGCGGCAATCAGAGCCGGAAAAATTTCATGCATGGTTACAGACTTTGCGGCTGAAGAACTTATTGCCTGCGACAAAGCAATCTGCCTTCCGCATTTGGGAGCTTCAACTCCAGAAGCAGAAGACAACTGCGCTGTAATGGCTGTAAAAGAACTTCGTGATTTTCTTGAGCGCGGAATCATCAAGAACAGCGTAAACTTCCCAAAGACAACAACTGACAATCCTATTCCTTGCGGCGGAACAAGGCTTTGCATAAGTCACAAAAATGAGCCTGGACTTGTTGCGCAGTTCACGACAATTCTTGGAGAAGCAAATCTCAATATCGAAGGAATGGTAAACCAGAACCGCTGCGAAGTTGCATACAACATTATTGATGTGGCAGGAAAAGTTACAGAGCAAACTTTGGAAAATCTTGCAGCTATAAAAGACGTTACAAAAGTAAGACCAATTTACAACTAA
- a CDS encoding GNAT family N-acetyltransferase: MPQKITDEQILKTAMRQSAIDMNCCAEDFLMSKNKVVISKENADARRYLKLPFAADLVSYGNNIVASCLPELCAIVEEYISSFVWYHCFETPNMHVLSQKLRPLGFDVCFMAEYWLPDVNKLFSETESDKSRNDFVTKILEPCDFQNLYVDEWSNALCADRKNLDVLAVAAFDSDSKKTVGLAGCSADCDTMWQIGVDVLPGFRRKGIASALTMELAKETLRRGKIPFYCCAWSNIVSARNAIRSGFRPAWCELTAKPIEEIEKMNGER, encoded by the coding sequence ATGCCGCAAAAAATCACGGACGAACAGATTCTAAAAACCGCAATGAGACAGTCGGCAATCGACATGAACTGCTGCGCGGAAGATTTTCTTATGAGCAAAAACAAAGTCGTAATCTCAAAGGAAAATGCGGACGCACGCCGTTACCTCAAGCTTCCGTTCGCCGCAGACCTTGTGAGCTACGGAAACAACATTGTCGCATCCTGCTTGCCCGAACTCTGCGCAATCGTTGAGGAATACATCTCATCCTTCGTGTGGTACCACTGCTTTGAAACGCCGAATATGCACGTGCTTTCCCAAAAGCTGCGTCCGCTCGGATTCGACGTGTGCTTTATGGCGGAATACTGGCTGCCCGACGTGAATAAGCTTTTTTCGGAAACTGAATCCGACAAAAGCAGAAACGACTTCGTCACAAAAATCCTTGAGCCGTGCGATTTTCAGAACCTTTACGTTGACGAATGGAGCAACGCTCTCTGCGCGGACAGAAAAAATCTTGACGTGCTTGCGGTAGCCGCCTTCGATTCGGACTCTAAAAAAACCGTCGGACTTGCAGGCTGCTCCGCGGACTGCGACACGATGTGGCAGATTGGCGTTGACGTTCTTCCCGGCTTCCGGCGAAAGGGAATCGCCTCCGCCCTCACAATGGAACTTGCAAAAGAAACTCTGCGGCGCGGAAAAATTCCTTTCTACTGCTGCGCCTGGTCGAACATCGTCTCCGCCCGAAACGCAATCAGAAGCGGCTTCCGTCCCGCCTGGTGCGAACTCACCGCCAAACCGATTGAGGAAATTGAAAAGATGAATGGGGAAAGGTGA
- a CDS encoding heavy-metal-associated domain-containing protein translates to MINIILVLFIIVIFAFALRNSIKHFKGEGSCCGGDSGTLVEKKHLANPVVEKKTVFTAGMKCSECAKKLWNSLNKIEELSVKKVNFKNGTAVLEASRNISDEEIKSAVENTGYKFIKTIP, encoded by the coding sequence ATGATAAACATAATTTTAGTTTTATTTATAATTGTAATCTTTGCGTTTGCCTTAAGAAATTCAATAAAGCATTTCAAAGGCGAAGGTTCTTGCTGTGGAGGAGATAGCGGAACTTTAGTTGAAAAAAAACACCTTGCAAATCCTGTTGTTGAAAAAAAGACAGTTTTTACAGCAGGAATGAAATGTTCAGAGTGCGCAAAAAAACTATGGAATTCACTGAATAAAATCGAAGAGCTTTCTGTAAAAAAAGTAAACTTCAAAAATGGAACTGCGGTCTTAGAGGCAAGCAGAAATATTTCAGACGAAGAAATCAAATCTGCTGTTGAAAACACAGGATATAAATTTATAAAAACTATTCCATAA
- a CDS encoding heavy metal translocating P-type ATPase, with the protein MEKFLISGMSCAACSARIEKAVAKVKGVESCTVSLLTNSMSVKGTASAQSIIQTIEKAGYGAKISGSEKTSKPEEQELLLENSELKNLKSRLAASLIFLLILMYFSMGHMMLNFPLPAWINGNHVAMGLVQLLLTIIILFINRKFFISGTKGLIHGTPNMDTLVALGSGISFAYSTLVLFNMTDAVLKGDELRVMKCMDNFYFEGAAMIVTLITVGKMLESISKGKTTNALKNLIKLKPENATVIREGKEIVIPISEIKKDDVFIVKPGENIPVDGIVIEGESSVNESALTGESIPVDKSAKTEVYSATINLNGFLKCKALRVGEETALSQIIKLVSDASATKAPIAKTADKVSGIFVPSVLLISAITFFVWMICGAEINFALSRAISVLVISCPCALGLATPVAIMVGNGVGAKNGILFKTATSLEETGKIKIVALDKTGTITKGEPEVTDIVAADDISEKDLVKIAASLESKSSHPLAKAVVKFYSNSTFTNEELIETQNFVSLPGNGISCTIKGEKFFAGNLAFIEKNADISSIKEKAALFSSEGKTPLVFAKENKILGMICVADKIKDDSAKAVSQLKAMSVTPVMITGDNEKTAQAIAKNAGIEKIIAGVLPDGKAKTIATLKSKGKTAMAGDGINDAPALASADIGIALGAGSDIAIDSAQVVLMKNSLLDVPAAIRLSKATLKNIHENLFWAFFYNIAGIPLAAGVYYKAFGLRLNPMFAAAAMSLSSFCVVTNALRLNFFKPYKFSKSENKFQSLKRQEEVTMSTIEKTIKVEGMMCGHCEAHVKEALEKIKGVEEATADHETGKVVLKLSKEIDDKKIADAVKKAGYKVV; encoded by the coding sequence ATGGAAAAATTTCTTATTTCAGGAATGAGCTGCGCCGCTTGTTCTGCTAGAATTGAAAAAGCAGTGGCAAAAGTAAAAGGCGTGGAATCTTGCACTGTAAGCCTTCTTACAAATTCAATGTCCGTGAAAGGAACTGCTTCCGCACAAAGCATAATTCAGACCATTGAAAAAGCAGGATATGGCGCAAAAATTTCAGGCAGTGAAAAAACAAGCAAACCAGAAGAGCAAGAACTTTTGCTAGAAAATTCAGAACTAAAAAATCTAAAAAGCCGCTTAGCAGCTTCATTAATTTTTCTTTTGATTCTCATGTATTTCAGTATGGGCCACATGATGCTGAACTTTCCGCTGCCTGCTTGGATCAACGGAAACCATGTTGCAATGGGGCTTGTTCAGCTTTTGCTTACAATTATAATTTTATTCATCAATAGAAAATTTTTTATAAGCGGAACTAAAGGACTAATCCACGGAACTCCAAACATGGACACACTCGTTGCGCTTGGAAGCGGAATTTCATTTGCGTACAGCACACTGGTTCTTTTTAACATGACTGATGCGGTTCTAAAAGGTGATGAGCTGCGCGTAATGAAATGCATGGACAATTTCTATTTTGAAGGAGCTGCAATGATTGTAACTCTCATCACTGTAGGAAAAATGCTTGAGTCCATTTCAAAAGGAAAAACTACAAACGCCTTAAAAAATCTCATAAAGCTAAAACCTGAAAATGCAACAGTCATACGTGAAGGCAAAGAAATTGTAATTCCAATAAGCGAAATAAAAAAAGACGACGTTTTTATTGTAAAGCCCGGAGAAAATATTCCTGTCGATGGAATTGTAATTGAAGGAGAATCTTCTGTAAACGAATCAGCATTAACAGGAGAAAGCATTCCAGTCGATAAATCTGCAAAAACCGAAGTATATTCAGCAACTATAAATTTAAATGGATTTTTAAAATGCAAGGCATTGCGTGTTGGAGAAGAAACTGCGCTTTCACAAATAATAAAACTTGTAAGCGACGCTTCCGCAACAAAAGCTCCGATTGCAAAAACAGCAGACAAAGTTTCCGGAATTTTTGTGCCATCCGTGCTATTAATTTCAGCAATAACATTTTTTGTCTGGATGATTTGTGGCGCGGAAATCAACTTTGCATTGTCCAGAGCAATTTCCGTCCTTGTTATAAGCTGTCCGTGCGCATTGGGACTCGCAACTCCAGTAGCCATAATGGTCGGAAACGGAGTCGGAGCAAAGAACGGAATTCTTTTTAAGACCGCAACATCTCTTGAGGAAACCGGAAAAATAAAAATTGTCGCGCTAGATAAAACAGGAACAATAACAAAAGGCGAGCCGGAAGTGACTGACATTGTTGCGGCAGATGATATTTCAGAAAAAGACTTGGTGAAAATTGCAGCGTCGCTTGAATCAAAAAGTTCACATCCGCTTGCAAAAGCTGTTGTAAAATTTTATAGCAATTCCACTTTTACCAATGAAGAACTTATTGAAACACAAAATTTTGTTTCGCTTCCGGGAAATGGAATTTCATGCACAATCAAAGGAGAAAAATTTTTTGCAGGCAATTTAGCATTTATAGAAAAAAATGCAGATATTTCATCAATAAAAGAAAAAGCAGCTTTGTTTTCTTCCGAAGGAAAAACACCGCTCGTATTCGCAAAGGAAAATAAAATTCTTGGAATGATTTGCGTTGCGGACAAAATAAAAGATGACAGCGCGAAGGCTGTTTCGCAGCTAAAGGCAATGTCTGTAACTCCGGTTATGATTACAGGCGACAATGAAAAAACGGCGCAGGCAATCGCAAAAAATGCCGGCATAGAAAAAATTATCGCAGGTGTTCTTCCAGACGGAAAAGCAAAGACAATTGCAACTTTGAAATCAAAAGGAAAAACTGCGATGGCTGGAGACGGGATAAATGACGCACCGGCACTTGCAAGCGCAGACATCGGAATCGCACTTGGAGCAGGCAGCGACATTGCAATCGATTCCGCGCAAGTTGTTCTTATGAAAAATTCATTGCTAGATGTTCCGGCGGCAATCCGGCTTAGCAAGGCAACATTGAAAAATATTCATGAAAATTTATTCTGGGCATTTTTCTATAACATTGCAGGAATTCCGCTTGCGGCAGGAGTTTACTACAAGGCATTCGGGCTGCGTTTAAATCCAATGTTTGCGGCGGCGGCAATGAGCCTTTCAAGTTTCTGCGTTGTAACAAATGCGCTCAGACTGAATTTCTTTAAGCCGTATAAATTTTCAAAATCAGAAAATAAATTTCAATCTTTAAAAAGACAAGAGGAGGTTACTATGTCAACGATTGAAAAAACTATAAAAGTTGAAGGAATGATGTGCGGACATTGCGAGGCGCACGTAAAAGAAGCTCTTGAAAAAATAAAGGGAGTTGAAGAAGCCACAGCAGACCATGAAACAGGAAAAGTTGTCTTAAAACTTTCAAAAGAAATCGATGACAAAAAAATTGCAGACGCAGTAAAAAAGGCTGGATACAAAGTGGTTTAA
- a CDS encoding metal-sensing transcriptional repressor, giving the protein MEMEEKKSCCANKTTKRPEEELRKLVNRLSRIEGQVNGVKKMLQNDAYCTDILIQVSACQAAFNSFTKELLASHIKGCVAEGIKNGDEEIVDELVRTLQKLMK; this is encoded by the coding sequence ATGGAAATGGAAGAAAAAAAATCATGCTGCGCAAACAAAACAACAAAACGCCCAGAAGAAGAATTAAGAAAACTTGTAAACAGGCTCAGTAGAATCGAAGGTCAGGTCAATGGAGTAAAAAAAATGCTTCAAAACGATGCGTATTGCACGGACATTCTTATTCAAGTTTCTGCATGCCAAGCCGCATTTAATTCGTTCACAAAAGAGCTTCTTGCAAGCCACATAAAAGGCTGCGTTGCGGAAGGAATTAAAAACGGCGACGAAGAAATTGTTGACGAGCTTGTCCGCACACTTCAAAAACTTATGAAATAA
- the serC gene encoding 3-phosphoserine/phosphohydroxythreonine transaminase, with product MSRVYNFSAGPSCLPEEVLKECAAEMLDYNGSGQSVMEMSHRSSTYQAIIDHAESQIRKLMKVPENYKILFLQGGGSTQFAMVAENLGIHTGKAAYIQTGVWAKKAAAEAKHLGIKVDIIASSEDKNYSYIPHVEKIEGDYDYAYICFNNTIMGTHYEYIPDTGKIPLVADISSCVLSEELDVSKFGLLFAGAQKNLAPAGVTLVIIREDLITETPREGTPTMLCYKTHADNGSMYNTPPCYTIYVLGKVLDWIEKNGGAAGIHKLNVEKANYLYDYLDSSDFYHATAEKGSRSLMNVPFLTKYSTGSKDEADIAKEKEINAKFVKEAEAAGLVNLKGHRLVGGMRASIYNAMPLAGVKALVEFMKKFAEENK from the coding sequence ATGTCAAGAGTATACAATTTTAGCGCAGGTCCATCTTGCTTGCCGGAAGAAGTTTTAAAAGAATGCGCGGCGGAAATGCTTGACTACAACGGAAGCGGTCAGTCAGTAATGGAAATGAGCCACCGCTCAAGCACATATCAGGCGATAATTGACCATGCGGAATCCCAAATCCGCAAGCTCATGAAAGTTCCCGAAAACTACAAAATCCTTTTTTTGCAGGGAGGCGGTTCAACACAGTTTGCAATGGTCGCAGAAAACCTTGGAATCCACACAGGAAAAGCAGCTTACATTCAGACTGGAGTCTGGGCAAAAAAGGCGGCGGCAGAAGCAAAACATCTTGGAATAAAAGTTGACATAATCGCTTCAAGTGAAGACAAAAATTATTCTTACATTCCGCATGTTGAAAAAATTGAAGGCGACTACGACTATGCGTATATATGCTTCAATAACACAATAATGGGAACCCACTACGAGTATATTCCGGACACAGGAAAAATTCCGCTTGTTGCAGACATTTCATCCTGTGTTTTGAGCGAAGAGCTTGATGTTTCAAAGTTCGGACTTCTTTTTGCAGGCGCGCAGAAAAACCTTGCTCCGGCTGGAGTTACGCTTGTTATAATCCGTGAAGATTTGATTACAGAAACTCCGCGCGAAGGAACACCGACAATGCTTTGCTACAAAACTCACGCAGACAACGGAAGCATGTACAACACTCCGCCTTGCTACACAATTTACGTTCTCGGAAAAGTTCTTGACTGGATTGAAAAAAATGGAGGAGCTGCAGGAATTCACAAGCTTAATGTTGAAAAAGCAAACTATCTTTACGACTATCTTGACTCAAGCGATTTCTATCACGCCACAGCAGAAAAAGGAAGCCGCTCTCTCATGAATGTTCCGTTCCTCACAAAATATTCAACAGGCTCAAAAGACGAAGCCGACATTGCAAAGGAAAAAGAAATAAATGCAAAGTTTGTAAAAGAAGCAGAAGCCGCGGGGCTTGTAAATCTTAAAGGACACAGGCTTGTAGGCGGAATGAGAGCTTCAATTTACAATGCGATGCCACTGGCCGGAGTTAAAGCTCTTGTTGAGTTCATGAAAAAATTCGCAGAAGAAAACAAATAA
- a CDS encoding M16 family metallopeptidase: MKQNKKIIKIISLFVFLFTLNFIHAEKTPVENLYEYKMENGLTVFAAENHTVPLVYIEIAIRAGAITQTPQTAGLFHLYEHMMFKGNKLYKDAASVNRALSNLGVASWNGTTGINHVNYFFTVPSNKLEEGLAFWNAAVRSPLLNEQELENEKKVVLSEIEGGKSDPSKIFYSYLNKKLFPDAPYKLDSGGSFDAVRNANSTQLKEIKGKYYIPKNAALFIGGDIQPEETFKLAEKIFGTWSNNDSKIEPSAQQRKEPFASTQFCVMPFDKITRELAQIMIQFRGPDADFDLQDTYAADYLMYLLSEPNGKYIQSLYKNPEFKIPDFNNSWAQYATVRANGLFEFGTIVTEPENLLPERAEKILLEIQNSIIPKIANEKKFFTESYKSKIIEQLKDSQTQATETPSELLTSIRSWWTNTNAEYFFNYYDNLSKVTQDDVKRIIEKYISGKKPLVSVLLNPEIYNSTKKDFESEGFYEVRSDEKRWWQEKQFELKEPVQNSNFKFTEEKNIYIPQENQSSKTENKISKRNIEIKKLKNKIPIYINNTSDKIISIAILCPGGVEKLTPETSGMETTLFSFMADSSKKFSYKKRTEISYDTNSSIGYFSKLSGSALYLNAMDKHLEKILPVFLDGFLNPAFKQNEYENTINALRQRIQGIFNDPESFLAFTISNELYKDHPYEAKTFATPDSIKNITIENLKKYHKELLANGNFSVVVSGKIDSDFLIKKLNSTIGKLKFSNEETKRKIIQPISIKKNAPVTLRHPSAEGTAYITKVFASPANTEPDFIPCVLAGNIYTDILFNVVREHYGICYSPQSYVIGSKAPYGIEHLFKVSDFINFEKAMTEARNYMSNDKIVEKTNADGSYEFSTIEQNLEGYKNSYINQTYQSQQTSAGLASIMGYNLIQFNDIDYDLKQLEQIKRTTAQEILHVFKKYWIENHSAWFAITGEDTTLNFGEQEQ, encoded by the coding sequence ATGAAACAAAACAAAAAAATTATTAAGATTATTTCATTATTTGTATTTTTATTTACACTGAATTTTATTCATGCCGAAAAAACTCCAGTCGAAAATTTATATGAATACAAAATGGAAAACGGCCTTACAGTTTTTGCCGCAGAAAATCACACAGTTCCACTGGTCTATATTGAGATTGCAATACGCGCCGGAGCTATAACACAAACTCCGCAGACCGCAGGACTTTTTCATTTGTATGAGCACATGATGTTCAAGGGAAACAAACTTTACAAAGATGCGGCATCAGTGAACAGGGCTCTTTCTAATCTTGGAGTTGCAAGCTGGAACGGAACAACAGGAATAAACCATGTAAATTATTTTTTCACAGTACCTTCAAACAAACTTGAAGAAGGACTTGCATTTTGGAATGCGGCGGTTCGCTCTCCTCTTCTTAATGAACAGGAACTTGAAAATGAAAAAAAAGTTGTGCTTTCGGAAATTGAAGGCGGAAAATCAGACCCATCAAAAATCTTTTATAGCTACTTAAACAAAAAACTTTTCCCTGATGCGCCATACAAACTTGATTCAGGCGGTTCATTTGACGCTGTAAGAAATGCAAATTCAACTCAGCTAAAAGAAATAAAAGGAAAATATTACATTCCAAAAAACGCCGCTCTTTTTATTGGCGGAGACATTCAACCTGAAGAAACTTTCAAGCTTGCAGAAAAAATATTCGGAACTTGGAGCAACAACGATTCAAAAATAGAACCTTCAGCTCAGCAAAGGAAAGAGCCTTTTGCAAGCACACAATTTTGTGTAATGCCTTTTGACAAGATCACAAGGGAACTTGCGCAGATTATGATCCAGTTTAGAGGTCCAGACGCAGATTTTGATTTGCAAGACACTTACGCCGCGGATTATCTTATGTATCTTTTGTCAGAGCCAAACGGAAAGTACATTCAGTCACTTTATAAAAATCCAGAATTTAAAATTCCAGACTTCAACAATTCATGGGCGCAGTATGCCACAGTAAGGGCAAACGGACTTTTTGAATTCGGAACAATTGTAACAGAGCCGGAAAATTTGCTTCCAGAACGAGCAGAAAAAATTCTTTTAGAAATTCAAAATTCAATTATTCCGAAAATTGCAAATGAAAAAAAATTCTTTACAGAATCATACAAGTCAAAAATCATAGAGCAATTAAAAGACAGTCAGACACAAGCAACAGAAACTCCGTCAGAACTTTTAACAAGCATCCGAAGCTGGTGGACGAATACAAATGCAGAATATTTTTTCAACTACTATGACAACCTTTCAAAAGTTACGCAGGACGATGTAAAAAGAATTATAGAAAAATATATATCGGGTAAAAAACCTCTCGTAAGCGTTCTTTTAAATCCTGAAATTTACAACAGCACAAAAAAAGATTTCGAAAGCGAAGGATTCTATGAAGTCCGTTCCGATGAAAAAAGATGGTGGCAGGAAAAACAGTTTGAATTAAAAGAACCAGTTCAAAATTCAAATTTTAAATTTACAGAAGAAAAAAATATTTACATTCCGCAAGAAAATCAATCTAGCAAAACTGAAAATAAAATTTCAAAACGGAATATTGAAATTAAAAAACTTAAAAACAAAATTCCTATTTACATAAACAACACAAGCGATAAAATTATTTCTATTGCTATTCTTTGTCCGGGCGGAGTTGAAAAACTTACACCAGAAACATCAGGAATGGAAACAACATTATTCTCTTTTATGGCGGATTCTTCCAAAAAGTTTTCGTACAAAAAGCGTACAGAAATTTCATACGACACAAATTCCAGTATAGGATATTTTTCAAAACTTTCCGGAAGCGCTCTTTACTTAAATGCAATGGACAAGCATCTTGAAAAAATACTTCCAGTTTTTCTGGACGGATTTTTAAATCCTGCATTCAAGCAAAATGAATATGAAAACACAATCAATGCTTTGCGCCAAAGAATACAAGGAATTTTCAACGACCCGGAATCTTTCTTAGCTTTCACAATTTCAAATGAACTTTACAAAGACCATCCTTATGAAGCAAAAACTTTTGCAACTCCTGATTCAATAAAAAATATTACAATAGAAAATTTAAAAAAATATCACAAAGAACTTTTGGCAAATGGAAATTTTTCAGTTGTTGTTTCTGGAAAAATCGATTCAGACTTTTTAATTAAAAAACTGAACAGCACAATTGGAAAATTAAAATTTTCAAACGAAGAAACAAAAAGAAAAATCATACAGCCAATCAGCATCAAAAAAAATGCGCCGGTCACTCTTCGGCATCCGTCAGCAGAAGGAACTGCATACATTACAAAAGTCTTCGCTTCGCCTGCAAACACTGAGCCAGATTTTATTCCATGCGTGCTTGCAGGAAACATTTACACAGATATTCTTTTTAATGTTGTAAGGGAACACTACGGAATTTGCTATTCTCCGCAGAGTTACGTCATTGGCTCAAAAGCACCTTATGGAATTGAGCATTTATTTAAAGTTTCTGATTTCATCAATTTTGAAAAGGCCATGACGGAAGCAAGAAATTATATGTCAAATGACAAAATCGTAGAAAAAACAAATGCGGACGGAAGCTATGAATTTTCAACAATTGAACAAAATTTGGAAGGCTACAAAAATTCGTATATAAATCAAACTTACCAAAGCCAGCAAACCAGCGCAGGATTAGCTTCAATAATGGGTTACAACTTGATTCAGTTCAACGACATTGACTATGACTTAAAGCAACTAGAGCAAATCAAGCGAACTACAGCTCAGGAAATTCTCCATGTTTTCAAAAAATACTGGATTGAAAATCATTCCGCTTGGTTCGCAATAACTGGCGAAGACACAACTTTAAATTTTGGCGAGCAGGAGCAATAA